Sequence from the Deltaproteobacteria bacterium genome:
ATATCCTCATTTCGAAAGTATTTTTGCGTATAAAGTTTGGTAATTAGAAATCATGATTTTGACATCATAGTTATCACACACGTTTTTTTTAGCAACTGCCGCTAATTTATTTGCCTGTCCCGGATTTTTCAAAAGGTACGTAATCTTTTCTGCAAGGATGCCTGGATTTCCTGGTGGGATTAATAACCCTTCCACCCCATCTTTGATAACATCGGGTATTCCGGCTATTTTAGTCGCCACTATAGGTTTTTCAGATGCCATTGCTTCCAGGAGGGCAATGGGTAGGCCCTCTTTAATGGAAGACATGACAAAGATATCCATTATTGCTAACATTTCTGGGATATCTGTTCTCGAACCGGTGAAGATAACCTTACCATTGAGGCCAAGTTCTGCTGCCTGGCTTTTTAAAATATCCTCCAGATGACCTCCACCCACGATTATAAATCTCACTTCAGGAATTTCTCTGGTAACTAGGGCTGCAGCTTCTAAAAGGTACTTATGGCCTTTGGGTTCTACCAGACGACCAACTGTGCCAATGATTTTTACACCCTCGGGAATAGCCAGGCTGGTCTTTATGAGTGAGGTGTTAAACGGCCTGCTGAATCTGCTGACATCGACGCTATTATTTATACAAACAATTTTATCTGGCCTTACGCCTTGTTTGGCGAGCATGGCACACACTGCGGGAGTGACTCCCACGATTATACTATTCCTTCTCATAGAAAGAATGTCCACCAGCTTGTACAAAAAATTATTTTCTCTCCAAAAATCAATACTGGGCTCGGTGAATATAATTGGTACTCCGGTCAGCAGGGAAGCCAGGGAACCCCAAAGATTAACTCTTGAACCATGGGCATGGATAAGATCTATTTTATTTTTCCTAATAAATTTAATGAGTTTGGGGATTCTCACCACCCCCCATGCGCTTTTCAGACCAGGGAGATATTCCGTTTTAATCCCCAACTCTTCCACAGCAGGAATAATCTTGGACATAAAAGGGCCATATTCTCCGAAGACGATGAATTGGCAGAATTTTTTATCAAGATAGCGGGCCAAATATTTAATCATTTCCTCGGCCCCGCCTAAGTCTAAGGTGATACTTAACTGCAGAAGCTTAATTCTAGTCATCGTTTATGTCTTTCTTATTAATACAGAGGCTTCGTTTGCCAGAAAATTGCTATAGCGGCTAAGCGCTACGCCGATGATCAGCCATTCCGTATTTCCGGACAAGTCCAGACTTGCCAAGGCAAAACAGAATGCCGTGATAAAAAGAAATATTGCACCGAAATTATATCTATCAACTTCCACTATTCTTTTGAACAGTTGGATGAATAGAAAGGCCATAAAGATTAGACCAACGATTCCTCCTTCTGCAAGAATTTCTATTATCAGATTATGTGGATACCTATCGGGGGCCTTTGGATCATAAGATCCTCCCAAAGGTTCGAAATATCCGCCTAATCCTTTCCCCACTACAGGGTTGTTCTGAAAGACCCTGAGCCCTAACTTTCCCAAATACATACGTCCTAAGACATTTTCGTCGGTTTTTATAGTACTTGACTCGGTTATTAAATTAAGATAGCGATATGAGGTCTCAGGCTTTAAGACCACAGGAGTTACAACAATTACTACTGTAATCATAAGTATTGCAACATATTTAATGATATATTTGCCCTTGTGGTAAAACATCATCAAGCATGATACACATAAGCCACAGAACAAGCCAATAATCGGGCCCCGAGACGCGGTCATGATTATTATAAATATGGCCGTAGCGATAACAAGACCTCTTGAAACCAGTCCAGTAGTTCCCCGCAGGCCAGAGAGGTTAGTCAAAGAAATAACTAGGGCCAGGACGCCCATTCGAGATACTTCAATAGGATTCAAACCCAATATAGTGGCTCTTTCCGAGCTAAGATCATCCTTCCAAAATAGTAACTCCGCAGCAACAATTAGAGCAATTATTTGAATGGCCAGGCCGAGATAATTTAAAGAACGGCTCTGAACTTTTGAAGTAAGCATAATCATGACCGGCAAAAATATTCGCATACCGAAAATCTCGAATTTTCTAATTCCATATTCTAGATTCGTAGTCCATAACAAAGAAAGCAAGAGATAGCCCACAAAACAGGCAAACGATGCAATGATAAGCCAATCAGGCGAAGATTCCCGGATTCGGGGATTACAAAGAAATGCCAGAAGATGAATAAACGCCGGGATAAAAAGGAGGGTGAAATAGGGAATCTCAAAGTTTAAGATTTTAAAATAGACCAGTGGAAATATCAGATAGATAAAGCCGAGGAATAATAGCGGCACCGCTAACCAGACAATTTTTCCCCATAACTTAACGGTTAGGCTCAGCAGGACCAAAGCACTAAGTGTTAATGCTAGGTAGACCATTTAATTCCCTTTTATGAGCATCTTAATTCTGGCCAGCTACTTTCCTTTGGTTGATGAACAGATCTCTTCCAAAAATTCAACCGTTTCCCTGGCCGCCACCCTCCACGATAGGTGCTGTTCAGCAAACTGACGCGCCTGCTCACCAAGCGAATGTCGATTTTCCCTGATAAGCTCATAAAATTCTTTTATCTCTAAGGAAAGCTGAGCAATGGTCGTATAACTGCCATTTGCAATAAAGGGCTGCGCCTCAGTTAAAATAGGATCTTTATGCCCCAGAAGGGTAGGCAAGCCGCAGGCTAAATAAGTCCTCGTCTTTAATGCTTGGGTTTCCTGCGTATTTTTGCGATATCCGGCTAAGGCACCAATACCGATATCCGCGGCGGAAAGGGTATGAGATAAATCTTCGGGAGGTTGCCAGGGGATGAGGCGGACTCGCGGTAGCACTTCTTTGGAGGCCATATTTTTAATCACACTAATCGGCAGATTTCCTACAAGCCACAAATAGAAATTTTGCAGCTCTGGGGTTTCCAGGCATTGGAGCAGAATATCAATCCCATGCCAGGGAGCCAGAGCGCCAATCATAACCAGGAGGGGTGCGTCAAGGGGGGTATCAAATTCTTGACGCAAGGATGGGTTATAGCCGTGAAAAACAAAAGAATCGATATCGACGCCATTCTTGGCCAGCAGGAAAGGCTTCTCTTTCTTGCCTGATCTGACGGCGTAGCGATAAATTTCTTCAGAAACTGCGGCAATCCCAGCCGCATGACTATAGATCCATGATTCAGTAACATAACAGATGGCCAGATTAGCGAATCTGCGTTGTACCCAAAATTCTGGTAAAGTTTTAGTGTTCAACTCTACCACATAAGGAATCTTATGGCGGACAACCTCTTTAATACTAAATATGTCACCACTGCCAAAGCGGTAATAAATTATATCGGGATGAAACTCGTTGAGCACTTTTCGAGTTAACTTGGCCATCAGATATTTTCGCTTTATGACAGAGGCGAGGCCGGAATTATACTCGAGTGGACTGAGCAATTCAATTTCAAAGCCCTCATCTGCCAGGCCTTTAACCATTTGTTTTACATGATCTCGCGCCCCACTTTTAGGACCTGCCATCGGGTAGCTTGTAAGATAAAGGACTTTCATTTATATTTTGCTATCCTCCTGTCTTTGCTTTTGGGACAGCTAAGGCATGCAAGTTTATAAAAAACAGCATGATATACATGACCGACATGATAACACTGTATACTAGAATAGCTAACAGGGGAGACCATTTGGCCTGGTAGGTGAGGTAGAGGCCGCCTGCAACCAGTATTAACCGCATTGCATCCCAGAACACTTGCCAACCCAATTTTTCCAAAACGTAAAGTGTCTGTGAAAGCGGAATCATGACAAATTTAAGAAAAAACATCGGTGCCATGATCTGGACATATTTACCACTTTCCTCCCATACTGCCCCAAAAAAGAGTCCGAATATTTGGGCACCAAGTAAAACCAGTATCAAGGTAGGCAAGAGCGCCAGCAAAGAAAGTTTATTGACTATTTTCAGAAACAGTTTTTTTAAGTTATGAGGTTTCTCTCTGAAAATGCTTGCCGCTTCGCCCAGGTAGACCTTAGCACTGGCCTGACTTAAGAGCCCTATCGGCCCATCGATCATCCGCTGACTGAGCATAAACCATCCTGCCACTTTGGGGCCATAAAAACTAGCCAGCAAAATGGTAGGCAATTGTAATCCCAAGACATTCATTAGACCAGAACCGGTTGCTATAATTGGAAACTTACGATACCGCCAGCCAGCCCACCTCATCCCTTTAAACGATATCTTTCTTAACGGTTCCTTATCCCTTTTAAACATTGAGAGAGCAAGAAAGCTATTACCACTAGCCCGTCCTACTATTTCCCCAATTAGAAGCCCAATTAGACCCTCATGCCATAGTCCTACTCCGATCTGAGTGCTAACCTGTCCAAAACTTCTGGTAACGTTGGTTCTGGCAAGCTGGACAAAAGACCCTTTTCTCACTGCCCAGTAAGTAAGTATTTGATATGAACCGCCGCCTAACAAACCTAGCGGTATCAGGTATAAAAATGGCTTCATTACCATCATATTAACCATATAACAAAGTTCAGTACCTAACAAGAACATAACCACTAACGTTAATAAGCTAATAAGTAATACAATTATAGATGATAAAGCTAATATATTTGCTGCAGTACCGTCGTCATCAGGCAATGGAATGGCCATTTCATAGCGTAATGACACAATAATTACTAAAATTGATAAAATTGACGCATATACTGCAAAGACGCCAAAATCACTAGGACTGTAAATACGAGTAATAATTGGGGAAGTTGTAATTACCAATAACTGTCCAAGTGCTGTCCCACTTATTAGAACTAGAACATTAGCGGCAAAGCTCCCTTTTCGAGGAATTATTGCTTTGAGGGCTGAAATATTCATACATTATTAACTTAACAAAATATCAATGGTCATACTTGGGTTGCTCCAACTATCAGGTCTTAAAAACTTAGCAGTAAGCGCAGTGCCGTCCGGTTAACGATACTTAAAAAGTGCCAGTAATAGTTAAGAAAATAGTCCCCATAACTGCCAATTATGTTATAATGTTTTAGCGAAAAAGCGAATAACCAAAAGGAGTTATGGAGACTATGGCACATCTTGACACAATCTTGGGGCAAATGCTACAACTAGTACCGAGACATGTTTTGACCATATCGTTGCTCCCATTCCTGGGCAGGTCCGAAACCCAGAAAATTTTTATATTGGTCACAGTTTGGCGCCATGCTCTGCGCTCAGTTGAGTAGTCGCAAGAGTCTCAGAGATTTGGTGTTTAGTCTCAATCAACACGTCAAAAAACTGTATCACCTGGGCCAGTCCGCGGTGAAACGCTCTACCCTGACAGAAGCCAATGAACTACGTCCGGCCATTATTTTTGAAAAGGTTTATCACAAGTTATTGCACCGCTTATATGGCGAGATGACCCGCGGCGTAACCTTTGGGAGATCATCTGTCCTAAAAAACGCCCTCCGTCCTCGGCCAATAACCAAATTCCTTTACTCAATTTCTGTGCCGGACACTGATGCACTTCACTCAGGTCTGTTCAGGATGACAATCCTTGAGTCAATGGCATAGCGTTTAAACTGATCGTCTTCTGGGTTATGGCTTTGACATATTCTTTCTGAGTTAAGTTGATGATCTCGCCTCGCCTTTGCCGTTGTTCAATTAGGTGCAAGATCTCTGCCAAGATCTCGTACATCCTGTTGCCAGTAATAAAATTATGAGGATGGGTGTATAGATGCACCACCCGGTTATTGCTAACTGCATCAGCAATAATGTTTTTCCATCGTTGAATAATCAGCGATGCCGGCATTTGCTTCTTTAAGCCATACAGCCAGGTTAGCACAAACCCTGAAGGTATCCGCACCAGAGTCTCGGCTGGCGGATGGGGCTGGGATTGTTGCTTGACATTTAACTCGACGCACACATTTCGGATTTTGTCGAAATACTTTATCAACCGGTTGGTGGAGAGATTAGGTTTCAGGAAAACCTCTCGATAACCGATAAACCCAGCCCGTTTCAGTTCTTCCGTATAACCGATCATATTAATGGGATAAACAAAAGTCATCTCCGCTCGATTTCTAAAGCTGCTAATTCGCTGCAACGCCGCCATCTCCCGGAGGAACTCCTCCCGGCTGACAAAGAACTCGATTAAGGGAACATGGGTAAAGCCATGGGCGGCAATTTCATGCTGGCTCTCTTGGGCAACCAGCTTAAACGCCGTTGGATTTAACCAGCCCTCGAAGCATTGCAAGGCTGCCTCTTGTTTGAAGCTTTCCAACCATGATTTCCCATTTAACCATACATCCGCAAAGAGGTCCTGATGGGCAAAATATTCTTCTATTGACATAGTAAAAGCACCGACAAATGCAAAGGTCGCTTTGATGTTGTGGCGATCCAAGAGCTCAAGCAAGTGCTCATACGTTTTATTCAGGTTTGCGTTTGTTAAAGCGACCCGCAGACCATCGGAAAGATGATGGGAAATACCCCATTTGCCTTCACAATCGAATGAAATGATAAAGGTCCCCGGCATTTGTTAATTTCTTCTCTTTAGCTGTTCAAGTCAAAGAGCTATCCTCTGTAGTACTTTTTTCAGGCATCGGGCGTTTCTAATGTCTGTTTCATAGGGATAAAGTCTGAGGTCTTTGCAAAGACGGTCCTGAAATCCGGCAAAACATCTATGGTGGCCCTCATTGTCAAGACAAAAAATCGGTTAGTTTATGTCACAGCGGGGGGTGACAATTGTGAACATAAGTTCTTATATAATGTTAGTGGCAGAATCTTGTAGTCCAAGACCAGTTGGCCGCTGGCCGGTATGCTCGGACCGTAAAGTTTGCATTTTTGAACCCCTTTCCGATCCCTACCTGTGCCTTAATACACTGTTTAAATTTTGGGGTCCATTATATAGATTCATAGAACACTCGGATCGGCACCCGATACTCCGGGAAAAAATCTGAATCGTTGGCAGAGTTACCCCCGGCAGCCAGCCTTCGGGTTTTTAAGAATTGATAATACTTTGTGTCGTGAATAACCTTACCTATGTAATAGTGAGTTTGGCACGGGGAAAAAGAGGCCTTGAACTTGAACAAAGTATCATTAGGCTGATATCCGCCCCCTAGATGGAAATATTTTATGCCACGACTCTTGGCCCAAAGCGCTACCTCGAAAAGTAAGAGATTATTAGCAGCCAGATGGCGCATTTCATAACTTGAACCAGCAAGAAAGTAATGTATAACAGTATCTGTAAATAGAAAAATCGACGAAGCAATTATCTCATTCTGGTATATACCATGAAATAAGGCCATATTATTATTTAGTAACTTAACCATAGCCTTAAACCAGTCTTTGGAAAAAAAATAATATTTATGGGCATTAACTCTATCCATAGTGGCATAGTAGAGGTTATAAAAAGCATCTAAATTTGCAAATTTTTCATCATTTACTATAATTACCTTGTTTTTTTGTGCTTTTTTTACTGCGGCACGGCAGCCCTTGGTAAGCTGCTTCCATAAACCAGCTATACTTAAGGTAAGATCAATTACGACAGTGTCATTCCAGTGTTGAATGAATACCTTTTTGGGGGTGTAAGAATGATTTTTTAAAACCGGATTGAAGCGTATAAATTCTGAAACGATGCAGTTTTCCTTGCAATATTGATTAAATATATCAAAAAAGGCGTCCATATTAACTCTTTCACTGCTGCGTAAATACCCGCCGTAGCCATAAGGTGTGATTATATCTACGATATTGTTGGGAAGATCATTAAAAATAGGTATATTATTAATCTGTCTCGTTAGAAAAGGATTTAATACGAAATCCTTATCTGTTTCGTAATATACAAAACAAGTGGCCTGACCATCCCCATTGAGTTCCCAGAGATAGGCATATTCTGGCGTAAAGAATATATCACAGCCTAAAAGATTACAAAGAGCTTCCCATTTCTGCCTCATGGGGACATCTTCCCAAGTAAGTATTTCATAGAACATTATATCAAGTTCCCCAAGGAATGCTTCTTTGAGCGTTAAGGTCTGCCATGACCCTAAACCAAACTCGCCGGCTAATAATTAGCCAGGGAAAGGGCTTAAATCATCCTTACCGCAAGGACAGGTACAGGGTTTATAGCTGATCTTAACGCTCCATGGAGTTTTAATACCCAGTCAGCCGGGTCGGTTTAATCACTGTATTCCTCACCATACTTACGGATGAGTGCAATAACGTATTCCATGTCAGCCTCAGTATAACGCAGGTCACAATGAATGGTGAGCATTCGCTGACTGAAATCAATATCCACTTGAGGGATTTCCTTGGTGGCCGACTCCTCAAAGGGCCACAGGATAGTAGGATAGATTCTGGCCGCGATTAATTTTTGGCTTAGGTGGGATCGCCGCTCGGGGGAGTCCACCACCAGAATTGCGGCATAAGGACAGGTGTCCGCGTCGGTTACCGGTTGCAACACTTTAACCCAGGGTAAATCCGCCAATCCGGCCGAGACTATTCCATGGTTCCGGCGTCGACGTTCTCGCCAGATTTCTATTGGAAAAGTTGGAAAAACATTGGCTGACCAACTCGTCATCCCCGATACTTTACCGATGGCGCAGCCAGTGCGCAGCGAATCCTCGCCGGAAACCGCCAGACCGCGAAAGTTATCCTTCTCAATCGGGTAATCTTCCAGATACAAAGTCTTAAGCGCCATGGCAGCTAATTTCTCCAGGGCAACGACTTGGTGCTCAGGAGTTACCGGCAAGGCGGGAGGCAGGGGATGGCCGGCCGGTGACCATAAGAGCCCTCCGTCAGGTACCGGAAGGGTCTTCCGGAGGTGGACCACACACCAGTCGGCGTCGCTGGTCCAGGCCCATTTCGAGCAGGGGTCATGGAAGTGGTCTTCGACCACTTCCATCTGGCTGCGGTCAAGTGCCCCCATGTCAGGTTTGGCGCGCAGTCCGAATAGATTGGTCACGAATAAGACATCACCCGGTTTCGGTTCGATTTTGTCTAATTGAGGCCCGGACTCCCATGGGTGGTCAGGATATAATTTCACCTCCATTAAGGGAGTGAAACAGAAGATACAGGCTTGGCAGAAATAGCTGGGAACCCAGAGTCGTCGCCAACCGCGGTTAGCGCGGCCATATTCCATCAATGCCCGTAACGCCTGCCGTCCTGAACCGTAAAGCGAATGGTTATCCCCCCAAGGCATGGGTGAGACAGTACTAGGCCAAGAGGTAAGCAAATGGAAATGCGAACCATGTTCCCAATTTTTAGCAAAGGTCATTGCACCGGTTCTCCTTGTTACATATTAAGAATAATATCTTCCAACCTTGGATAACTTACTCTTGCTTTTACTGAATTATAATGATTTGGAGGCCAACACCTGGACAAGGGTTTACCTTTAGCCATTACCATACTCGCGGATAAGGTAACTAACATATTCCATGTCAGCCCTGCCATACCGCAGGTCACAATGGATCGAGAGCATCCGTTGACTAAAATCTAAATCTTCAGGAGATATTCCCTTGACCACCGGTTCATCTAGGGGCCAAAGAATAGCAGGATAAACCTGCGCCGCCATTAATTTTTGGCGCACCCGGGCTCGCCGCTCGGGGGAGTCGAAAACTAAAATCCCGGAAAACGGAAAGGTAGTTAAGTTATCCTCCGGTTGCAGCACCTCCACCCATGGTAGGTCCGCCAAACCGGCAGAAAGTATCTGATGGTTGAGGCGCCTTTGTTGTCGCCATATTTCCATTGGGAAAGTCGTAAATAGACAGGAGGTCCATTTTAGCATTCCTGATGGCTCACCTGTGCCGATATGCCCCTCCCCCAAGATCGCCAAATGCCGAAATTTTTCTTTCTCAATCGGATGACCGTTAAGATACAGAGCCTTTAGTGTCATGGCGGCCAACTTCTTTAATGAAGAAACCTGGTGCTCGGACGTAAGCGGCACTGCCGGAGGGAGTGAATGTCCGGCTGGTGACCAGAGGATACCCCCATCCGGTAGGGGGAGGGTCTTCCTCAGGGAGGCCACACACCAGTCAGCGTCGCTGCTCCAGGCCCATTTTGAACCAAGGTCATGCGAGTGATTTTCAATGATCTCAATTAAGCCGCGGTCGATTTCCGGCATCGGTGGTCTGGCTCGCAGCCCGAAAAAATTCATCAGAAGCAACA
This genomic interval carries:
- a CDS encoding glycosyltransferase, encoding MKVLYLTSYPMAGPKSGARDHVKQMVKGLADEGFEIELLSPLEYNSGLASVIKRKYLMAKLTRKVLNEFHPDIIYYRFGSGDIFSIKEVVRHKIPYVVELNTKTLPEFWVQRRFANLAICYVTESWIYSHAAGIAAVSEEIYRYAVRSGKKEKPFLLAKNGVDIDSFVFHGYNPSLRQEFDTPLDAPLLVMIGALAPWHGIDILLQCLETPELQNFYLWLVGNLPISVIKNMASKEVLPRVRLIPWQPPEDLSHTLSAADIGIGALAGYRKNTQETQALKTRTYLACGLPTLLGHKDPILTEAQPFIANGSYTTIAQLSLEIKEFYELIRENRHSLGEQARQFAEQHLSWRVAARETVEFLEEICSSTKGK
- a CDS encoding glycosyltransferase, whose protein sequence is MTRIKLLQLSITLDLGGAEEMIKYLARYLDKKFCQFIVFGEYGPFMSKIIPAVEELGIKTEYLPGLKSAWGVVRIPKLIKFIRKNKIDLIHAHGSRVNLWGSLASLLTGVPIIFTEPSIDFWRENNFLYKLVDILSMRRNSIIVGVTPAVCAMLAKQGVRPDKIVCINNSVDVSRFSRPFNTSLIKTSLAIPEGVKIIGTVGRLVEPKGHKYLLEAAALVTREIPEVRFIIVGGGHLEDILKSQAAELGLNGKVIFTGSRTDIPEMLAIMDIFVMSSIKEGLPIALLEAMASEKPIVATKIAGIPDVIKDGVEGLLIPPGNPGILAEKITYLLKNPGQANKLAAVAKKNVCDNYDVKIMISNYQTLYAKILSK
- a CDS encoding O-antigen ligase family protein gives rise to the protein MVYLALTLSALVLLSLTVKLWGKIVWLAVPLLFLGFIYLIFPLVYFKILNFEIPYFTLLFIPAFIHLLAFLCNPRIRESSPDWLIIASFACFVGYLLLSLLWTTNLEYGIRKFEIFGMRIFLPVMIMLTSKVQSRSLNYLGLAIQIIALIVAAELLFWKDDLSSERATILGLNPIEVSRMGVLALVISLTNLSGLRGTTGLVSRGLVIATAIFIIIMTASRGPIIGLFCGLCVSCLMMFYHKGKYIIKYVAILMITVVIVVTPVVLKPETSYRYLNLITESSTIKTDENVLGRMYLGKLGLRVFQNNPVVGKGLGGYFEPLGGSYDPKAPDRYPHNLIIEILAEGGIVGLIFMAFLFIQLFKRIVEVDRYNFGAIFLFITAFCFALASLDLSGNTEWLIIGVALSRYSNFLANEASVLIRKT
- a CDS encoding GNAT family N-acetyltransferase produces the protein MFYEILTWEDVPMRQKWEALCNLLGCDIFFTPEYAYLWELNGDGQATCFVYYETDKDFVLNPFLTRQINNIPIFNDLPNNIVDIITPYGYGGYLRSSERVNMDAFFDIFNQYCKENCIVSEFIRFNPVLKNHSYTPKKVFIQHWNDTVVIDLTLSIAGLWKQLTKGCRAAVKKAQKNKVIIVNDEKFANLDAFYNLYYATMDRVNAHKYYFFSKDWFKAMVKLLNNNMALFHGIYQNEIIASSIFLFTDTVIHYFLAGSSYEMRHLAANNLLLFEVALWAKSRGIKYFHLGGGYQPNDTLFKFKASFSPCQTHYYIGKVIHDTKYYQFLKTRRLAAGGNSANDSDFFPEYRVPIRVFYESI
- a CDS encoding polysaccharide deacetylase family protein, which gives rise to MPGTFIISFDCEGKWGISHHLSDGLRVALTNANLNKTYEHLLELLDRHNIKATFAFVGAFTMSIEEYFAHQDLFADVWLNGKSWLESFKQEAALQCFEGWLNPTAFKLVAQESQHEIAAHGFTHVPLIEFFVSREEFLREMAALQRISSFRNRAEMTFVYPINMIGYTEELKRAGFIGYREVFLKPNLSTNRLIKYFDKIRNVCVELNVKQQSQPHPPAETLVRIPSGFVLTWLYGLKKQMPASLIIQRWKNIIADAVSNNRVVHLYTHPHNFITGNRMYEILAEILHLIEQRQRRGEIINLTQKEYVKAITQKTISLNAMPLTQGLSS
- a CDS encoding DUF4372 domain-containing protein, which encodes MLCAQLSSRKSLRDLVFSLNQHVKKLYHLGQSAVKRSTLTEANELRPAIIFEKVYHKLLHRLYGEMTRGVTFGRSSVLKNALRPRPITKFLYSISVPDTDALHSGLFRMTILESMA
- a CDS encoding oligosaccharide flippase family protein, which encodes MNISALKAIIPRKGSFAANVLVLISGTALGQLLVITTSPIITRIYSPSDFGVFAVYASILSILVIIVSLRYEMAIPLPDDDGTAANILALSSIIVLLISLLTLVVMFLLGTELCYMVNMMVMKPFLYLIPLGLLGGGSYQILTYWAVRKGSFVQLARTNVTRSFGQVSTQIGVGLWHEGLIGLLIGEIVGRASGNSFLALSMFKRDKEPLRKISFKGMRWAGWRYRKFPIIATGSGLMNVLGLQLPTILLASFYGPKVAGWFMLSQRMIDGPIGLLSQASAKVYLGEAASIFREKPHNLKKLFLKIVNKLSLLALLPTLILVLLGAQIFGLFFGAVWEESGKYVQIMAPMFFLKFVMIPLSQTLYVLEKLGWQVFWDAMRLILVAGGLYLTYQAKWSPLLAILVYSVIMSVMYIMLFFINLHALAVPKAKTGG